In Deinococcus malanensis, one DNA window encodes the following:
- a CDS encoding ATPase, T2SS/T4P/T4SS family, with product MALSIGDRRLGAILLEQGYVNDTDLQKVLVRHAEVGGRLADVLIDTGVVGEKRIARAIEEALGLPLVNLLVVTPDPEALRMIRAQTALTHQAFPFAVEGGTLRVAIVDPLSSVAIEALEDDSNLNIEPYQAMRDQIMWAIATHYPELNLSAVSPDDLPESGNSGGGMLGQRLVSRGMITDLQLQQALDAQQQTGEPLGITLVTQKAITEQQLYETLADQIGVPFMTSTAAFNPSEDVLGSMLRADALRLNAVPVDEGAQGVTVVTSDPRKREDIEALVGRSVQLVLARPSDVDTLIERFYPQRGRLGEQMVQQGLLSRAQLREALNVQAREGKVKPLGEVILELGFAGTDEIDSALQKQNSGGGRLEDTLVQSGKLSPEMLARSLAAQLGYEFLDPVQNPPDAGVAALVPEPTARRYGVIPVRFQGESLVVAMKDPRNVFALDDLKLITGREVIPAVMAEKDITRLIERYYGNRDMADLNQKLVQESNKRERESKRNDDVDLSAGLDDNAVVRVVDNLIREAALQEASDIHIEPTETSLRVRYRVDGVLREQSELPRGSSQSILARIKIMGNLDISERRVPQDGRVRFKKGSIDIDLRLSTLPTVYGEKAVMRLLQKASNIPEVENLGFSEYNMQRYIDVIQKPNGIFLVTGPTGSGKSFTSFSTLKRIAKPEKNTTTIEDPVEYEIPGIVQSQVNPVAGMTFARALRAFLRQDPDIIFVGEIRDGETAKIAVEAALTGHLVLATLHTNDAPGAITRLEEMGVEHFNIGASVVGVLAQRLVRRVCPECKAPTNADPDVLRRLGITEDDIRGAQLMRGAGCNRCGGTGYKGRTGIHELMVIDDPIRRAIGGGKNASEIRDVAVEYSGMKTLRQDGIDKALYGITTLEEVLAVTSS from the coding sequence ATGGCTCTCTCAATAGGTGACCGGAGGCTCGGTGCCATCCTGCTTGAACAGGGGTACGTGAACGACACCGATCTGCAAAAGGTTCTGGTGCGTCACGCCGAGGTGGGTGGCCGGCTGGCGGACGTCCTGATCGACACGGGCGTGGTGGGCGAAAAACGGATTGCCCGCGCCATCGAAGAGGCCCTGGGCCTGCCGCTGGTCAACCTGCTGGTCGTGACCCCGGACCCCGAGGCCCTGCGCATGATCCGGGCGCAGACGGCCCTGACCCATCAGGCGTTTCCCTTTGCCGTGGAAGGCGGCACGCTGCGGGTGGCCATCGTGGACCCGCTGTCCAGCGTGGCCATCGAGGCCCTGGAAGACGACAGCAACCTCAACATCGAGCCCTACCAGGCCATGCGCGATCAGATCATGTGGGCCATCGCCACGCATTACCCCGAGCTGAACCTCTCGGCCGTCTCCCCAGACGATCTGCCCGAGTCGGGCAACAGCGGCGGGGGCATGCTGGGCCAGCGGCTGGTCTCACGCGGCATGATCACGGACCTGCAGTTGCAGCAGGCGCTCGACGCCCAGCAGCAGACCGGAGAGCCACTCGGCATTACGCTGGTGACCCAGAAGGCCATCACCGAGCAGCAGTTGTACGAGACGCTGGCCGATCAGATCGGCGTGCCCTTCATGACCAGCACCGCCGCGTTCAACCCGTCGGAGGATGTGCTGGGCAGCATGCTGCGCGCCGACGCCCTGCGCCTGAATGCCGTTCCGGTAGACGAGGGCGCGCAGGGTGTGACGGTCGTGACCAGCGACCCGCGCAAACGCGAGGACATCGAGGCCCTGGTGGGCCGCAGCGTGCAACTGGTCCTGGCCCGCCCCAGCGACGTGGACACATTGATCGAGCGCTTCTACCCGCAGCGTGGTCGGCTGGGTGAGCAGATGGTCCAGCAGGGGCTGCTCTCGCGCGCACAGCTGCGTGAGGCGCTCAACGTGCAGGCGCGCGAGGGCAAGGTCAAACCCCTGGGCGAGGTGATCCTGGAACTGGGGTTCGCCGGCACCGACGAAATTGACAGTGCCCTGCAGAAACAGAACTCCGGTGGTGGTCGCCTGGAAGACACCCTGGTGCAGTCCGGCAAGCTCAGCCCTGAGATGCTGGCACGCTCCCTGGCCGCGCAGCTGGGCTACGAGTTCCTCGACCCGGTTCAGAATCCACCGGACGCCGGGGTGGCTGCGCTGGTCCCCGAACCCACCGCGAGGCGTTACGGCGTGATTCCGGTGCGCTTCCAGGGCGAGTCGCTGGTCGTGGCCATGAAAGACCCGCGCAACGTGTTTGCGCTCGACGACCTGAAGCTCATCACCGGGCGAGAGGTGATTCCGGCCGTGATGGCCGAGAAGGACATCACCCGCCTGATCGAGCGCTACTACGGCAACCGCGACATGGCCGACCTGAACCAGAAGCTGGTGCAGGAATCCAACAAGCGCGAGCGCGAATCCAAGCGCAATGACGACGTGGACCTCTCGGCCGGGCTGGACGACAACGCCGTGGTGCGCGTCGTGGACAACCTGATCCGTGAGGCGGCGCTGCAGGAAGCCAGCGACATCCACATCGAGCCCACCGAGACCTCGTTGCGGGTGCGCTACCGCGTGGACGGCGTGCTGCGCGAGCAGTCGGAACTGCCCAGAGGCAGCTCTCAGAGCATCCTGGCCCGTATCAAGATCATGGGCAACCTCGACATTTCCGAGCGCCGCGTGCCGCAGGACGGGCGCGTGCGCTTCAAGAAGGGCAGTATCGATATCGACCTGCGTCTGTCCACGCTGCCCACCGTGTACGGCGAGAAGGCCGTAATGCGTCTGCTGCAAAAAGCCAGCAACATTCCCGAAGTGGAAAACCTGGGCTTTTCCGAGTACAACATGCAGCGCTACATAGACGTGATCCAGAAGCCCAACGGCATCTTCCTGGTAACCGGACCGACCGGCTCGGGCAAGTCCTTTACCAGCTTCAGCACCCTCAAGCGCATCGCCAAGCCCGAGAAGAACACCACCACCATCGAGGACCCGGTGGAGTACGAGATTCCCGGCATCGTGCAGTCGCAGGTCAACCCGGTGGCGGGCATGACCTTCGCCCGGGCGCTGCGCGCCTTCCTGCGTCAGGACCCGGACATCATCTTCGTGGGGGAAATCCGTGACGGCGAGACGGCCAAGATCGCCGTGGAGGCGGCCCTGACCGGCCACCTGGTGCTGGCCACCCTGCACACCAACGACGCGCCGGGTGCCATTACCCGCCTGGAGGAGATGGGCGTAGAGCACTTCAACATCGGCGCGTCGGTGGTCGGGGTGCTCGCGCAGCGTCTGGTGCGCCGGGTGTGCCCCGAGTGCAAGGCGCCCACCAACGCCGACCCGGATGTGCTGCGGCGTCTGGGCATCACCGAGGACGACATCCGCGGCGCCCAGCTGATGCGCGGCGCCGGCTGCAACCGCTGTGGCGGCACCGGCTACAAGGGCCGGACCGGCATTCACGAACTGATGGTTATTGACGACCCGATCCGCCGCGCCATCGGCGGGGGCAAGAACGCCTCCGAGATCCGGGACGTGGCCGTCGAGTACAGCGGCATGAAAACCCTGCGTCAGGATGGAATCGACAAGGCCCTCTACGGCATCACCACCCTGGAAGAAGTTCTGGCCGTCACCAGCAGCTAA
- a CDS encoding enoyl-ACP reductase FabI: MSVSVDLSGKTALVMGVANSRSLGWAIAEQLLKAGARVGFSYQGERLQGELQKLTAGHENTWIQQADATSEEDMTALFARVKDEFGHLDILVHSIAYAPRASMEGRFLDTTPEDWNTALTVSAYTLVSAARHAEPMLRKGSSIVSLTYHASQQVVPKYNVMGVAKAALEAATRYLAADFGEREIRINTISAGPMRTIAARSIPGFGGLYDKGARNAAFGRNATPEEVGKLALFLLSDLGTGVTGQTVYVDAGLSIMTVKE, encoded by the coding sequence ATGAGTGTGAGCGTTGACCTTTCCGGCAAGACGGCCCTGGTAATGGGCGTGGCCAATTCCCGCAGCCTGGGCTGGGCCATTGCCGAGCAGTTGCTCAAAGCCGGAGCCCGCGTGGGCTTTTCCTACCAGGGCGAGAGGTTGCAGGGTGAGCTCCAGAAGCTGACAGCAGGCCACGAGAACACCTGGATCCAGCAGGCCGACGCGACCAGCGAGGAAGATATGACAGCTCTCTTCGCCCGGGTCAAAGACGAGTTTGGACACCTGGATATCCTGGTGCACTCGATTGCGTATGCGCCGCGCGCTTCCATGGAAGGCCGCTTCCTCGACACCACCCCCGAAGACTGGAACACGGCCCTGACTGTCAGTGCCTACACGCTGGTGTCGGCCGCACGTCACGCTGAGCCGATGCTCCGAAAGGGCTCGAGCATCGTGAGCCTGACCTACCACGCCTCGCAGCAGGTGGTTCCCAAATACAACGTGATGGGCGTGGCCAAGGCCGCACTGGAAGCCGCCACCCGCTACCTGGCTGCTGATTTCGGCGAACGCGAGATCCGCATCAACACCATCAGCGCGGGCCCCATGCGCACCATCGCGGCGCGCAGCATTCCCGGCTTCGGCGGGCTGTACGACAAGGGCGCGCGTAACGCGGCGTTTGGCCGCAACGCCACCCCGGAAGAGGTCGGCAAGCTGGCCCTGTTTCTGCTCTCGGACCTGGGCACTGGCGTCACCGGGCAGACGGTCTATGTGGACGCTGGCCTGAGCATCATGACTGTCAAGGAGTAA
- a CDS encoding isochorismatase family protein produces MNRTATALLLLNAQRHYLEDQPDEPALSRAWRAQVQAAREAGHLLVFVQWDGHEGTSGETFTRGWVIHPDLRAEAGDLRVRATSPDAFDGSGLDTLLRSLGVQVVELLALPGSEEGEVTTRSAQALGYTVNLVLSQA; encoded by the coding sequence ATGAACCGGACGGCCACGGCACTCCTGCTCCTGAACGCGCAGCGTCATTACCTAGAAGACCAGCCGGATGAGCCAGCGCTGTCACGGGCCTGGCGGGCCCAGGTCCAGGCCGCGCGTGAAGCCGGGCACCTGCTGGTGTTCGTGCAGTGGGACGGACACGAGGGCACCTCAGGCGAAACCTTCACCCGGGGCTGGGTCATCCACCCTGATCTGCGCGCCGAGGCGGGTGACCTGCGGGTGCGGGCCACCTCCCCGGACGCGTTCGATGGCAGCGGACTCGACACCCTGCTGCGAAGCCTGGGGGTTCAGGTGGTGGAGCTGCTGGCCCTGCCGGGCAGCGAGGAGGGCGAGGTCACCACCCGCAGTGCACAGGCTCTGGGTTACACCGTCAATCTGGTGCTGAGCCAAGCCTGA
- a CDS encoding type IV pilus twitching motility protein PilT: MTQASVDITDILRFAAEKGASDVILTVGLPPQFKLHGVYDSQGFAELPATETRKLMYSMMNEKQQRTFEEKRELDFSFALGEKARFRVNAFMQRGNVGGVMRLIPTKIKSAQEMGLPQQVIDIANAPRGLVLVTGPTGSGKSTTLAAMIDYINTTKKMHIMTIEDPIEFMHTHKQSIINQREVGTDTMDFEAALRAVLRQAPDVILVGEMRDYETIKAAVTAAETGHLVMGTLHTNSAPESIDRIVDVFPEEQQEQIRVQLANNLVAVMTQQLLPRLDGAGRILAYELLIANPAVRALIREGKTFQITSVMQTGAREGMVTMDAFLANLYRRRMISFDVGSERAVDAKEFARLANDPNASTGMAASLGVPGGTGPGAFAPAPAAAASGTAAGRGGDTGRGGVAATSGGSSNPFGRR, translated from the coding sequence ATGACACAAGCATCTGTTGACATCACCGATATCCTGCGTTTCGCCGCCGAGAAAGGCGCGTCCGACGTGATCCTGACCGTCGGTCTGCCCCCGCAGTTCAAGCTGCACGGCGTGTACGACTCCCAGGGCTTTGCTGAACTGCCCGCCACCGAGACCCGCAAGCTGATGTACTCGATGATGAACGAGAAGCAGCAGCGGACCTTCGAGGAAAAGCGCGAGCTGGACTTCTCCTTCGCCCTGGGAGAAAAGGCGCGCTTCCGTGTGAACGCCTTTATGCAGCGCGGCAATGTGGGCGGCGTGATGCGTCTGATTCCCACCAAGATCAAGAGCGCACAGGAGATGGGACTGCCGCAGCAGGTGATCGACATCGCCAACGCGCCGCGTGGTCTGGTGCTGGTCACCGGTCCGACGGGCTCGGGCAAGAGCACCACGCTGGCGGCCATGATCGATTACATCAATACCACCAAGAAGATGCACATCATGACCATCGAGGACCCCATCGAGTTCATGCACACGCACAAGCAGAGCATCATCAACCAGCGTGAGGTGGGCACCGATACCATGGACTTCGAGGCGGCGCTGCGCGCGGTGCTGCGTCAGGCCCCCGACGTGATTCTGGTGGGCGAAATGCGTGATTACGAGACGATCAAGGCGGCTGTGACTGCTGCCGAAACGGGGCACCTGGTGATGGGCACGCTGCACACCAACTCAGCGCCCGAATCGATCGACCGTATCGTGGACGTGTTTCCTGAAGAGCAGCAGGAGCAGATCCGCGTGCAGCTGGCCAACAACCTGGTGGCGGTCATGACCCAGCAGCTGCTGCCACGCCTGGACGGCGCCGGGCGCATCCTGGCCTACGAGCTGCTGATTGCCAACCCGGCCGTGCGGGCCCTGATCCGTGAGGGCAAGACCTTCCAGATCACCAGCGTGATGCAGACCGGCGCACGCGAAGGCATGGTCACCATGGACGCCTTCCTGGCCAACCTGTACCGCCGCCGCATGATCAGCTTCGACGTGGGCAGCGAGCGCGCCGTGGACGCCAAGGAATTTGCCCGGCTGGCCAACGATCCGAACGCCAGCACCGGCATGGCCGCCAGCCTCGGTGTCCCCGGTGGCACGGGGCCCGGCGCCTTTGCGCCGGCGCCAGCCGCAGCAGCTTCGGGCACGGCAGCGGGCCGGGGCGGAGATACAGGGCGGGGCGGCGTCGCCGCCACATCCGGCGGCAGCAGTAACCCATTCGGCCGCCGCTGA
- the pgeF gene encoding peptidoglycan editing factor PgeF, translating to MSADTEVLMLLRAPHLTAPHAFTTRAGGVSTGVFGAPRGAAASGGLNLDDREDDSRAVEENRRRLSAALGFSPASYARLTQVHGTDVITAQGPGLWTGDALVTDRAGVLLAIGTADCYPILFEDPQAGVIGAAHAGWKGTLGRIAAHTVQAMTRLGAAPERLKVAVGPGICGARYEVSPDVAGQFQQAGLGHAVLPNEGRVHLDLAAANRSVLREAGVPEGNVWLSGRCSTEEDFYSYRRDAGRTGRMWAVIGRAQPGEVPA from the coding sequence ATGAGCGCCGATACTGAAGTCCTGATGCTGCTCCGCGCTCCTCATCTCACGGCGCCGCACGCGTTCACCACGCGCGCAGGTGGAGTATCGACGGGTGTCTTCGGTGCTCCGCGCGGCGCTGCTGCCAGCGGCGGTCTGAACCTCGACGACCGGGAAGACGACTCCCGGGCGGTCGAGGAAAATCGCCGACGCCTCAGTGCGGCCCTCGGCTTTTCCCCGGCCTCCTATGCCCGCCTGACCCAGGTTCACGGTACCGACGTCATCACCGCCCAGGGTCCTGGCCTGTGGACCGGCGACGCCCTGGTCACCGACCGGGCTGGGGTGCTGCTGGCCATCGGTACGGCGGACTGCTACCCGATTCTGTTCGAAGATCCCCAGGCAGGCGTGATCGGTGCGGCCCACGCGGGCTGGAAGGGCACGCTGGGGCGAATTGCCGCGCACACCGTGCAGGCCATGACCCGGCTGGGGGCAGCGCCCGAACGCCTGAAGGTGGCTGTGGGACCGGGCATCTGCGGGGCGCGGTACGAGGTCAGCCCAGATGTGGCCGGGCAGTTTCAGCAGGCTGGTCTGGGCCACGCGGTCCTGCCGAACGAGGGGCGTGTGCACCTGGACCTCGCGGCGGCCAACCGGAGTGTGCTGCGTGAAGCTGGCGTTCCCGAAGGCAACGTATGGCTCAGCGGACGCTGCTCGACCGAGGAAGACTTCTATTCCTACCGTCGGGACGCGGGCCGCACCGGCCGGATGTGGGCTGTGATCGGGCGCGCCCAGCCCGGAGAGGTGCCGGCATGA
- the lon gene encoding endopeptidase La, whose protein sequence is MIWELPVVALRNIVIVPGVTMNVDVGRPKSKRAVDEAQASDRRVLLLTQRDARTDDPTLNELYDMGVLGVVKQVVRMPDNTYQVLVEAQERARVEGEVPSAYLRVRAETQPTPADESREVVVLAGEVKSAFEEYQRQNKNLRLDNYQLEGLKALTDTGALADQVAHHATWTPEEKQEVLSATALRGRLEAVLKFLTRDTERFNMDKKIAGRVKEQMDANQREYYLREQMKAIGKELGGGEDGPAEVEALREKIEAAGMPESIKEKALKELQRLERTPGGSPESTVVRNYIDWLVDVPWSKRDEEILDITRTRDILDSDHYALSDVKDRILEFLAVRQLTHQPGETEEQRRERSAEERTDDAELRAPILCLVGPPGVGKTSLGKSVARSLNRKFVRMALGGVRDESEIRGHRRTYIGSMPGRIIQGMKTAGVINPVMLLDEIDKMSSDWRGDPSSAMLEVLDPEQNHTFQDHYLEVPYDLSQVMFITTANSLQTIPRPLLDRMEVIQIPGYTQPEKVEIARRYRVPRQIKSHGLTDRVEITDAALNRIVEEYTAESGVRNLDRQISKLARKAARELLEKPWEGLKVIDAAQIPDFLGVPLHRPDRMEKEPQVGVAQGLAWTSVGGTMLLVEALATPGTGKISMTGSLGDVMKESVGAAVAYLRAHAHKYGADPEFHKNLDLHVHFPDGATPKDGPSAGITIATAVISAVTGRPVRMDVAMTGEISLRGRVLPIGGVKEKLLAAHQGGIREVIIPKDNEPHLQEVPESIRGELKIHAVERVGEVLDLLLLPKTEAEQPSIPPVQGKINQPGA, encoded by the coding sequence ATGATCTGGGAACTTCCCGTAGTTGCACTGAGAAACATCGTGATCGTGCCCGGCGTCACCATGAATGTGGACGTAGGGCGGCCCAAAAGCAAGCGTGCGGTCGACGAGGCCCAGGCCTCGGACCGCCGGGTGTTGCTGCTGACCCAGCGCGACGCCCGTACCGATGATCCCACCCTGAATGAGTTGTATGACATGGGTGTCCTGGGGGTCGTCAAGCAGGTCGTCCGCATGCCCGACAACACCTATCAGGTGCTGGTCGAGGCCCAGGAGCGTGCCCGCGTAGAGGGAGAGGTGCCCAGCGCCTACCTGCGCGTGCGCGCCGAGACGCAGCCGACTCCTGCCGACGAGAGCCGTGAAGTGGTCGTGCTGGCGGGTGAGGTCAAGTCGGCTTTTGAGGAGTATCAGCGCCAGAACAAGAATCTGCGCCTGGACAACTACCAGCTTGAAGGCCTCAAGGCCCTGACCGACACCGGCGCCCTGGCGGATCAGGTGGCCCACCACGCCACCTGGACCCCGGAAGAGAAGCAGGAAGTGCTCTCGGCCACCGCCCTACGCGGACGTCTCGAAGCGGTCCTGAAGTTCCTGACCCGTGACACCGAGCGCTTCAACATGGACAAGAAGATCGCTGGCCGCGTCAAAGAACAGATGGACGCCAACCAGCGCGAGTACTATCTGCGCGAGCAGATGAAGGCCATCGGCAAGGAGCTCGGCGGCGGCGAGGATGGCCCGGCCGAGGTTGAGGCCCTGCGCGAGAAGATCGAGGCCGCCGGCATGCCCGAGTCGATCAAGGAAAAGGCGCTCAAGGAACTGCAGCGCCTGGAGCGTACACCCGGCGGCAGCCCCGAGAGCACCGTGGTCCGTAACTACATCGACTGGCTGGTGGACGTGCCCTGGAGCAAACGCGACGAGGAGATCCTTGACATCACCCGCACGCGCGACATCCTGGACAGCGACCACTACGCTCTGAGCGACGTCAAGGACCGCATCCTGGAATTCCTGGCCGTTCGCCAGCTGACCCACCAGCCCGGTGAGACCGAGGAGCAGCGCCGGGAGCGTAGTGCTGAGGAACGCACCGACGACGCCGAACTGCGCGCACCGATTCTGTGCCTGGTAGGCCCTCCCGGTGTGGGCAAGACCTCGCTGGGCAAGAGCGTGGCCCGCAGCCTGAACCGCAAGTTCGTGCGCATGGCGCTGGGCGGCGTGCGTGACGAGAGCGAGATCCGTGGTCACCGCCGCACCTACATCGGTTCGATGCCCGGACGCATCATCCAGGGCATGAAGACCGCCGGCGTGATCAACCCGGTAATGTTGCTTGACGAGATCGACAAGATGAGCAGCGACTGGCGCGGCGATCCCAGCAGCGCCATGCTGGAAGTGCTCGACCCCGAGCAGAATCACACCTTCCAGGACCACTATCTGGAAGTCCCTTACGACCTGTCGCAGGTGATGTTCATCACGACGGCCAACAGCCTGCAGACCATCCCCCGCCCGCTGCTTGACCGGATGGAGGTCATCCAGATTCCCGGGTACACCCAGCCGGAGAAGGTCGAGATTGCCCGGCGCTACCGTGTTCCCCGTCAGATTAAGTCGCACGGTCTGACTGACCGGGTGGAAATCACCGACGCGGCGCTCAACCGCATTGTCGAGGAATACACTGCCGAGAGCGGCGTGCGCAACCTGGACCGTCAGATCAGCAAGCTGGCCCGCAAGGCCGCCCGCGAACTGCTGGAAAAACCCTGGGAAGGCCTGAAGGTCATTGATGCCGCGCAGATCCCCGATTTCCTGGGCGTGCCGCTGCACCGACCCGACCGCATGGAGAAAGAACCCCAGGTAGGCGTGGCTCAGGGCCTGGCCTGGACCAGCGTGGGCGGCACCATGCTGCTGGTCGAGGCGCTGGCCACTCCCGGCACTGGCAAGATCAGCATGACCGGCTCACTGGGCGACGTGATGAAGGAAAGCGTGGGTGCGGCGGTGGCCTACCTGCGGGCCCACGCCCATAAGTACGGCGCCGACCCCGAGTTCCACAAGAACCTGGACCTGCACGTGCACTTCCCCGACGGCGCTACCCCCAAGGACGGCCCCAGCGCTGGCATCACGATCGCCACTGCGGTAATCAGCGCGGTGACCGGACGCCCGGTGCGGATGGACGTGGCCATGACCGGCGAGATCAGCCTGCGCGGCCGGGTGCTGCCGATCGGCGGCGTGAAGGAGAAGCTGCTGGCGGCCCACCAGGGCGGTATCCGCGAGGTCATCATTCCCAAGGACAACGAGCCTCACCTGCAGGAAGTGCCTGAAAGTATCCGCGGCGAACTGAAGATTCACGCCGTCGAGCGGGTCGGTGAGGTGCTGGACCTGCTGCTGCTGCCCAAGACCGAGGCCGAGCAGCCCAGCATTCCGCCCGTGCAGGGCAAGATCAACCAGCCCGGCGCATAA
- a CDS encoding YqeG family HAD IIIA-type phosphatase, which translates to MSLLRPNDVIDHITQITPEFLAARGLRGLLLDLDNTLVPYGSYDEVHDMVRWASELRQAGIRLYLLSNATGRRAAFWLDKLGFAGVGMAGKPNPRAYRRALTQLQLPPTQVGMVGDQLFTDVLGGNLCGLHTVLVRPLIDNALPHTRAARTLERAVLRRYGHDWNP; encoded by the coding sequence ATGAGCCTGCTGCGGCCCAACGACGTGATCGACCACATCACGCAGATCACCCCCGAGTTCCTGGCGGCGCGCGGCCTGCGTGGGCTGCTGCTGGACCTGGACAACACTCTGGTGCCCTACGGCAGTTACGACGAGGTTCACGACATGGTGCGCTGGGCCAGCGAACTGCGTCAGGCCGGGATCCGCCTGTATCTGCTGAGCAACGCTACGGGCCGGCGTGCGGCCTTCTGGCTGGACAAACTGGGGTTCGCGGGAGTCGGCATGGCCGGCAAGCCCAACCCCCGGGCCTACCGCCGCGCCCTGACTCAGCTTCAACTGCCGCCCACCCAGGTCGGCATGGTGGGAGACCAGCTGTTTACGGACGTGCTGGGTGGCAACCTCTGTGGCCTGCACACCGTGCTGGTCCGTCCGCTGATCGACAACGCCCTGCCGCACACCCGCGCGGCCCGCACCCTGGAACGCGCCGTATTGAGGCGCTACGGCCATGACTGGAATCCCTGA
- a CDS encoding IclR family transcriptional regulator: protein MLSLQKAANILGAFSAEQPEWGVRALAAHLQVPRATAHAYLAGLTDAGFLRRTPAGKYRLSWHLAEMGAQLTAALPWFPEARALITRLALEVQSVAFLCVLEGENIVAAIRERHPDADIDMPLDIYLPATATSSGKILYAHLDLQPRSFVACTQSSITTLDEWRTEVARVKRLGYAYSIEEWIPGQCTLGVPYYHADGVVAAIGVQMSAQRYLREEAIIRQRVLDIVHEAELLG, encoded by the coding sequence GTGCTGTCCCTGCAAAAGGCCGCGAATATCCTCGGTGCCTTCAGTGCCGAACAACCCGAGTGGGGTGTGCGTGCCCTGGCTGCGCACCTGCAGGTGCCGCGTGCCACGGCCCATGCCTACCTGGCCGGCCTGACGGACGCGGGGTTTCTGCGCCGCACGCCCGCCGGCAAATACCGCCTGTCGTGGCATCTGGCAGAAATGGGCGCGCAGCTGACCGCCGCCCTGCCCTGGTTTCCCGAGGCCCGCGCGCTGATTACCCGGCTGGCGCTGGAAGTGCAGTCGGTGGCCTTCCTGTGCGTTCTTGAAGGCGAGAATATCGTGGCTGCCATTCGCGAGCGGCATCCGGACGCCGACATCGACATGCCACTGGACATCTACCTTCCGGCCACGGCGACGTCAAGCGGCAAGATTCTGTATGCCCACCTGGACCTGCAGCCGCGCAGCTTCGTGGCCTGCACCCAGAGCAGCATCACCACCCTGGACGAATGGCGCACTGAAGTCGCGCGGGTCAAACGGCTGGGGTACGCCTACAGCATCGAGGAATGGATTCCCGGCCAGTGCACGCTGGGCGTGCCGTATTACCACGCCGACGGTGTGGTCGCGGCGATCGGAGTGCAGATGAGCGCCCAGCGCTATCTGCGCGAGGAAGCCATCATCCGGCAGCGGGTGCTGGACATCGTGCACGAAGCCGAGCTGCTGGGCTGA